A window of Bdellovibrio svalbardensis genomic DNA:
TGGAAAGAATAACGGGAATATACAAAGAGCAGACCGTGATCGTAATATCAAAGGCCAAGGAAAGCCAAAAAATTGACTGTGAAGAATTAAGAATTCTCAACCCCAATAGCCATAACAAGTTCGAAGTCAGAGCCAGCGCCAAACCCACCAAAATAAAATACTTAGAGTTGCGAAGGCCCTCGTGATAGCCGATATAGGTGTACAGGCTGTAGGTGACAAAAACGGATAATAAAATTGCAATAATTTTTGAATTCATTAACATTGATCATCTTCGTAAATGGTTTTGAATTCAACGCTTCTGAGGAATTGGCACAATGAAAACTATCAAAGGAAAATTTGAAATCAGGCCAACACCCTTACCCGCTGACGAAGGAACACGCAGATCAGAGCTGAAACGCAATGCAACACCGCCGCCGCAAGTAATTGTTCCAAAGTACTAATTGTAGCCTCGAAAATCTAATTCGATCTCCCCCACCGTCGCGCATGTTTTTGCTAAAACACAGAGATTTTTTCATTCCTTTAACTAGCCACATAATCAATCCTAGTTAGGACTTCCACCTCAAAGAGCTCTAGGAAAACATATGCGTTTAGCTGTCATTATTTTCCTCTTGGGAATCACACTGCTTCAGTTCCCCGCTCTGGGTTACCCTCTGCTATCACAACAGACAAATTCAACAAACAGATCCATTGATCCACAGACTTCCGCAGAAGACAAAAAAATCTACGCACCAGACTCCCCGTGGTTGATCTTACCTTTGCTTTCTTCAAATCCAAAATTGGCAACGGCCGCTGGTCTGATGACGGCCTATCTTCACAAGTTTGACGAAAAATCGCGAGCTTCTTTGTTTGGAATTTCCGGCAAATACAGTTCAACGGATTCACTCGTTGCCACCATTTTTGCCAAGGCCTCATGGAAGGAAGACCATCATCGTCTGGTAACCAGCCTTCTGGTCGGGCAAATCAATAATGAATACCAGAATTATTTGGAATCAGGACAAACCGTCAACACCCAGGACAAAATTCGGGCTGCCGTCTTCCGCTATCTATATCGATTTGGTGGTCATTGGTACGCTGGTGTGCAAGCATCGCTCACCAACTATGAGCTCCTAGGCAAATCTGCCGCCGAAGATGAACTTTTAGATATAGTCGGGCTAGTCGGATATGAATCGAAAGGCATTGGTTTGGCATTTCTATACGACACCCGAGATAATGATTTCAAACCAATGCGCGGTTGGTACCTTAACGGCAACAATTTAGCCTATCAAGCGAGTCAAGGAAACGGTGCCTTCTCAATATATCGTCTGGACATTCGGAACTATATCCCACATGGACAAGCCAATGTTTTGGCCCTAAGACAAAGAAATCAATGGTCTTACGATGCTCCAAAAGGAGCTTACTCGCCCGTCTATTTACGTGGCTACACCCCTGGAGAATTTTTAGCACAATACATGTCATCTATTGAGATAGAAGAACGGCTGTCTCTTTCTGAAAGATGGACTTCAACTGGCTTTGTCGGTATGGCAAAACTTTATGGCGACGGTGCAGATAGATATGACAATACGAATTTCCCAGCGGTGGGACTGGGACTGCAATACATCATGAAGCCCGCCGCGGGAATAGTCGGCAACATGGAATATGCCGTGGGGAGAGATAACAACTCAGGATTCTACATTAAGATGGGATATTCTTTTTAAGGCCCACAAATTTACTTCGAGCCTTCACCTATCTTAATCCCGACATTCATTGAATCGGCGCGATTCACAGGAAGAGGTTCGTGCAAGAGCGAACTTCACGGTGAGGCTTTGAGCTAAGGATTTTGTAAACTTCATCAGGGGAAATCCCCCAGCCGTTTCCGTTCTTCATGAATGTGGGTGACAAATCCAAAATTTGCGCGACCAATTTAGAACAATACGTAGACTTGGGATTTTCCCAATAGTCAGAAATTGAAAAATGCTTTCCAAACTCTGCTTTGTATTTCTCTAATGGAACATCCTGATCGATCTCTATAATAGAATAAAGATCGCCGATCTTACGAACATCGTCGACTTCCTGTACTCCGTAGTAAGGGTGCGCATTGAGCCATTTGTCGTTGTACTGGACGGCGACATGATAAAGTTGACCACCCGCCTCGATAGGCTGGAGCTGTCCATCTTTTGTCCGATGCTCAAAAAAGGCCACCTGGACTTTGCCATAGCCACTGCAGCTTAGAATAAGCGTCGCTAAAAATGAAATGATAAAGGTCAACCTCATAGGGCCTTATAAAAGCAAACCACGGGCCACCTTATCTCTTAAAGCAAAAACGAAAAAGCCGAGGATTTTCGTCCTCGGCTCAATGATTATTTGTGATCTAAATCGCCTACTACTTTAACTTACAAGTAAAAGTGTCGATATTTCTTTTTGGAATCAAACCGCAGCGATATGACATTGCAATAGTCACTTCGTCTTTGCTGACTTTTGCCACAGTGACCAAACCTCTCGCACTCATGAAGTCTCCACAAAGGCCAGACTTAGAAGGATTGCTTGAGTTCGTTTGCAAAACAACTGCAGAGCCTTGCTGTTCCGCTTTCTCTACAAAATCACCCAAGATAAGCATAGTGGAAGCATAAGCATCACGTTGTACGATGCTCAGAGCGTTGTCCTCTTTGCTCACCTCAACAGTACAAGCAAAATTTCCTTTTTCGTAGGCGTTCGTGCCTTGACCAGAACGACCATTCAAAGATTGAAGTTTGCCCATATCGAACGCGGCATGTGCGAAAGAACCCACAAGACAAAGTGGCAAAACGAAACCAAGTGCTTTAGAAATCTTCATACTATTCTCCTTTGTTAAAATGATGCCGTTGCAAAGTTGGTGGGCTGAATTACCCTAAACTCCATAGCAACGATCTATTCGAGGAACTTCTAATACAACAAGCATTCCCGCGCCAAACATGATTAATTTGCTTATAAGGCTGGGGCGACCGTTTAAGCCACAATGTAAGACTTAAAATTGTCACCGTTCACTTAGTTTCAGGGAGCAATTTTAGAGAGGTAAGTTGCTGGAAATTCATAGATTCTCTTCGTAAAAGAAAACTCTCAAATTGAGACATTCGCCAATTGCATAGTACAAATATATCGTAAATCAGCTTTACGAGTTCCATGAGATCGTCAGTTTATAAAACCGTCCTCTCACTCATTTACAACTGAAGGGGCACAGTGCTTGCTTTATCCAGTTGTATGACACGATGTATTTTATTGGCTCTTTTTGCGACTTCTCTTACAGCTTGCAGCACGGCTTTGACAGTGTTTCACACTTATTTAATTCAGGTCTTCTGGTTACCTCGCATCACATCCACTGCGCGCGAAGCCTGTCCAGAAATCTTCTTCCTGGCAGACTCATGACCTTCCCCTTGCGAGTGACCAGCCACAGTTTAAATACATGTGGCTCCTCGATAGTGACTTCATGAAGATGGCCATTCTTAATTTCCCGCTCCACCATAAAGCGCGAAAGATAAGCCACTCCGCCACCGGCGAGACAAATTCTTTTTTGCTCTTCCTGACCGCTGACTTCAAAACCAATGCGAGGCATTTCTCCGAAAATCTCGAACAGCACACGCGATCCCCGCTTTTGGCCAAGAGCCCCGATGGAAGATATATAGCCGACTTTGTTCAAAACCTTCTTAAGCGTCGCCGCCTGGTTAGGCCCTTTGCATTCTTGCCATACCTCAGGGTGGACAACCAAAGACATCGGCTCCGCGTGGAGAGCTTCATAAGCTATCTGTGGCGTTACCACCTTGGCAAATGAAAGACCGAACTCGCAGTCATCATTTAAAACGGATTCAATGATCTCATCCGGCGCACCTATAGAAACAACCGGAACAACCAAAGGGAAGTCCTTGCGAAAGTTTTGCAACGGCTGCAACAAAAGATAGTTCACGATATGATCGGTCGCGGCCAACCGCAAAGGCCCTTCGCAGACCTCCTGACTCCCGCGGCAGACCTCATTGATCCGATGGACCGTTTGAAAAATCTCCTCACACAGACGGAAAACTTCCGCGCCCTTGGAAGTCAACTTAACCCCCTGCTTGGAGCGATCCAACAGCTTCACCCCGGCGCTTTCTTCAAGCAGGGCCACAGAGCGACTGAGAGCGGATTGACTGATATGAAGCCTCTTTGCCGTCTCCGTAAAGCGCCCGTCTTTGGCTACTTCGAAAAACACCCGCAAATAATTTAGCTCCATAGAACCTCCGTCTTAATCTATCCAATAATTAGATAAATATCATATAATACATCTAATTTACATAACTTATTGCATCGCCTAGAAGAGACAGGAAATTAGATAAACAAAACATATTGGAGACGTTTTATGAAAAAATTAATGTTGCTGGTAATACTCACTGTCGGTTCCCTCGCTCAAGCTTCAGAATCAATAGCTATCTTGAACTGCAACGAAAAGTTTTCCTCTTTCACCATCGAACAAAACGGCGATTCTTATGACCTGAAAAGATCCGTCCTCACAAATAGAGTGAAGGGCCATCCCTATGTATCTGGTGGAGTTTCCACGGAATCCTATGGATCTATTCATAATGCCCAGCTCGTCAGCGCCGCAGCGGACAAAGTGGTCTTTTCCTTAGCCAACGGAAACTTTTTAAATATTCTTATTGTTCCTGGCGCAAAGTCCGAAATTCTAACTGTGAAATTTGAATCCAATGAGGACGAAATGGTTAGCAGTCTTCATGACATTCTAAAAACGTCCGAAAATCCATTGGAGTTTTATGACTCCGAGGCTTGCCAAGTAAAATTCTAGATTTACAACCTTCAACTAACACCCCCCGCACGGATGCTGCCCACTGGATGCGCTCATGGAGTACCAACTTGCCAGAGTCAGAACTTCAATTTCTTTTAAGCGTTCCAGTGGCCCACCTTGCCAGCGGCATTCTTGCCTATTTTCAGTACCTGCATATCGAAAAGACTTCAAAAGAACTACTCAACTCCCCGACCGTGGAGATTCCAACGATAGATATCCTCGGTTGTCACAATTGTCAGAGTTCCTGCGTAGCTTTTCATGAGCCGAGGGTGAAATTCGACCTTCACATAACAGGACTCCCCAGGTGCAAGGAAGGGAGGACAGTGGGACTCTTTAAAGAAATCATATCCAGGCACTGAAACTTTTGTAACTTGGATTGTCCAATTGTACTCATTAGTGATCCAGAACTCAGCCATTTGAGAATCACCCACACAGACACTTCCATAGTTGTAGTAGTTATCAATGCAGCCCAGGGTCTGCAATTGCTCTTCCGTGAAGACAATCTCCGCATCTTCTGGATTCGCATGCGCCTTGTATCCGGTAAATAACATCAGTGACAGCAACAAAAGACACTTTGTTAAGCGACCCATAGGAACCTCCTATTTCCAATCATTATGCGCTCGGTAAAAAGAGAATCAACTTGGCCGACGGTCTAAAAAACGTCCACCGCTTACTGACACTTGATTATATTTATTGAGCAAACTCTTCCTTGGCCGGAGTCGCACTGGAGATTAACACAGAAGACGCTGAAATCTGCGCTAGGGAATGACTGGCTCGCCGCAGTTTACAGAGCGAGATCCCAAAACAACGAAAGGCGTTAGTTCATCTAACGCCTTTCGTTGTTTTAGTTACAAATAAATATTTTAGTTAGAACTTGGACTTCTGTTTTTATCCGAGGTCTCTTTGGTGTCAACGACAGGATTACTGCCTGGCTGATGGCACAGAGGACTCAAATTATAAATCGATGGCGGATCATAAGCTTTGTTATTATAAGCATCGATCCCCATCCCGATCAGTCCCCCGAAAACTATATTTCCAAGAACGCCGGCTACTGCATCATACTTGGTTTGAATGACTCCTTCTCGAGTCTGCTGATTACATGTCACTGTAATTGGGATATCTTCCTTAGAGCGCGAAACAAG
This region includes:
- a CDS encoding BamA/TamA family outer membrane protein gives rise to the protein MRLAVIIFLLGITLLQFPALGYPLLSQQTNSTNRSIDPQTSAEDKKIYAPDSPWLILPLLSSNPKLATAAGLMTAYLHKFDEKSRASLFGISGKYSSTDSLVATIFAKASWKEDHHRLVTSLLVGQINNEYQNYLESGQTVNTQDKIRAAVFRYLYRFGGHWYAGVQASLTNYELLGKSAAEDELLDIVGLVGYESKGIGLAFLYDTRDNDFKPMRGWYLNGNNLAYQASQGNGAFSIYRLDIRNYIPHGQANVLALRQRNQWSYDAPKGAYSPVYLRGYTPGEFLAQYMSSIEIEERLSLSERWTSTGFVGMAKLYGDGADRYDNTNFPAVGLGLQYIMKPAAGIVGNMEYAVGRDNNSGFYIKMGYSF
- a CDS encoding LysR family transcriptional regulator, coding for MELNYLRVFFEVAKDGRFTETAKRLHISQSALSRSVALLEESAGVKLLDRSKQGVKLTSKGAEVFRLCEEIFQTVHRINEVCRGSQEVCEGPLRLAATDHIVNYLLLQPLQNFRKDFPLVVPVVSIGAPDEIIESVLNDDCEFGLSFAKVVTPQIAYEALHAEPMSLVVHPEVWQECKGPNQAATLKKVLNKVGYISSIGALGQKRGSRVLFEIFGEMPRIGFEVSGQEEQKRICLAGGGVAYLSRFMVEREIKNGHLHEVTIEEPHVFKLWLVTRKGKVMSLPGRRFLDRLRAQWM
- a CDS encoding Ig-like domain-containing protein; this encodes MGRLTKCLLLLSLMLFTGYKAHANPEDAEIVFTEEQLQTLGCIDNYYNYGSVCVGDSQMAEFWITNEYNWTIQVTKVSVPGYDFFKESHCPPFLAPGESCYVKVEFHPRLMKSYAGTLTIVTTEDIYRWNLHGRGVE